Genomic DNA from Spirochaetales bacterium:
AAGCACTCGACATACTTATCCCGGAACTGAAAAAACAGGGGTATGAATTCGTCACCTTAAGCGAACTTTTCAAGCGCAAGGGCGTGACCCCGGCCGCACATGACGGAAAGATGTGGGTGTTCGTGAATTAAACATAATGTTACGCAAACGGATAAAAAAGGCCGATGGCGGTGTGTGTCATCGGCCTTTTTTTTATTAATTAAAATCAGGAGGTTTTGAGTATGAGTAATTATTATCTGGTCCTCGGCATTGACAAGGATGTCTACCGGCTTTATTGTAAACGATATCATCCTGATCCGGCCTCACAAGAGGAGAAAAAAATTCCTCAAAATCCAGGAAGCTTACGATACATTATCCGATTCGGAAAAATAAGGGAATATGACCTGAGCCTGGAACAACCGGCGTTCCATTGTACTCCATGTTCCACGGCAGGTTTCATCGGGGGCAACCAGGACGAATATCTAATCTATTATAAAGATAACGGTGCCTCCGGGACAGTGAGTAAAATTGCTTATGTTAGGCAAGTCTTCATTGCGGATATACTTTTTATTCTTCAATTTCAAAAAATCTATTCTTTACAAGGACAATGATAGATGGTAAAAGTTAATTAATTTTAACTAAAGACGTTTTTTTTAAGGGAACCTGGCATAAAGGATTAATGTTCAAAGTCAAAATACCGTTTTCGTACTCAGCATGTATGTTTTTTGCATCGACCTCGCATTGAAAATAAAACTCATTGATATAATCCGTATCATCCTTATGAGCAATGAGTCTGAGAGC
This window encodes:
- a CDS encoding Hsp20/alpha crystallin family protein, which codes for MTDKGILKKRVLVYPAIGCDFNCSEEENDDVIRLVYKIPGVKKENIHLKVIKDALRLIAHKDDTDYINEFYFQCEVDAKNIHAEYENGILTLNINPLCQVPLKKTSLVKIN